A single Dechloromonas denitrificans DNA region contains:
- a CDS encoding glycosyltransferase family 2 protein, whose translation MSAALSMPPHSLSIVVPFYNEEENIAPLVKRVHEALVGYENPWELVLVDDGSSDATVERAVQAAKEYGPHVRIVELTRNFKQTAAMQAGIDAARGDVIVTMDGDLQNDPVDIPRMVARLLNEDLDLVAGWRQNRQDGLFLRKIPSKIANKLIARMTGVHLRDYGCSLKAFRGSVIKSVRLYGEMHRFIPAWLATVTTPRRIAQEPTTHHARTAGVSKYGISRTFRVILDLIAVYFFMRFRARPGHFFGGIGLALTALSGLIMTWLAWVKFGLGENIGGRPLLIVGIGTLIAGIHFITTGVLSELLARIYFESGTIRSYAARPERLLNADEGWHKPA comes from the coding sequence ATGAGCGCCGCCCTCTCCATGCCCCCGCACAGCCTTTCCATCGTCGTCCCGTTCTACAACGAGGAAGAGAACATCGCGCCACTGGTCAAGCGCGTGCATGAAGCCCTGGTCGGCTACGAGAATCCATGGGAATTGGTGCTGGTCGATGACGGCAGCAGCGACGCGACGGTCGAACGCGCTGTCCAGGCGGCCAAGGAGTACGGCCCGCACGTGCGCATCGTCGAACTGACCCGCAACTTCAAGCAGACGGCGGCGATGCAGGCCGGTATCGATGCGGCGCGCGGCGACGTGATCGTGACCATGGACGGCGATCTGCAGAACGATCCGGTCGACATTCCGCGCATGGTCGCCCGGCTGTTGAACGAAGACCTCGATCTGGTCGCCGGCTGGCGCCAGAACCGCCAGGACGGCCTGTTCCTGCGCAAGATTCCGTCGAAGATCGCCAACAAGCTGATCGCCCGGATGACCGGCGTCCATCTGCGCGACTACGGCTGCAGCCTGAAAGCCTTCCGCGGCAGCGTCATCAAGAGCGTCCGGCTGTACGGCGAAATGCACCGCTTCATCCCGGCCTGGCTGGCCACCGTCACCACGCCGCGGCGGATCGCCCAGGAGCCGACGACGCACCACGCACGCACCGCCGGCGTTTCCAAGTACGGCATTTCGCGGACTTTCCGCGTTATTCTCGATTTGATCGCCGTCTACTTCTTCATGCGCTTCCGTGCCCGGCCCGGCCATTTCTTCGGCGGCATCGGCCTCGCTCTGACGGCGCTTTCCGGCCTGATCATGACCTGGCTGGCCTGGGTCAAATTCGGCCTCGGCGAGAACATCGGCGGCCGGCCGCTGCTCATCGTCGGCATCGGCACGCTGATTGCCGGCATCCATTTCATCACCACCGGCGTACTGTCCGAGTTGCTTGCCCGCATCTATTTCGAGTCGGGCACCATCCGCTCCTACGCGGCCCGTCCCGAGCGCCTGTTGAACGCCGACGAAGGTTGGCACAAGCCGGCGTGA
- a CDS encoding aminodeoxychorismate/anthranilate synthase component II, producing the protein MLLMIDNYDSFTYNIVQYFGELGQDVQVYRNDAISIADIARLKPDYLVISPGPGTPAQAGVSLAAIGEFAGKIPLLGVCLGHQAIGEAFGGKVVHAKKLMHGKVSPVHHKDIGVFKGLPNPLTCTRYHSLAIERESLPDCLEVTAWTEDGEIMGVRHKTLAVEGVQFHPESILTERGHDLLKNFLDEHKK; encoded by the coding sequence ATGTTGCTGATGATCGACAATTACGACAGCTTCACCTACAACATCGTCCAGTACTTCGGCGAGTTGGGTCAGGATGTTCAGGTCTACCGCAACGACGCGATCAGCATCGCCGACATTGCCCGTCTCAAGCCGGACTATCTGGTCATCTCGCCTGGCCCGGGCACCCCCGCCCAGGCCGGTGTTTCGCTGGCGGCGATCGGCGAATTTGCCGGCAAGATTCCCTTGCTCGGCGTCTGCCTCGGTCATCAGGCGATTGGCGAAGCTTTCGGCGGCAAGGTGGTGCACGCCAAGAAACTGATGCACGGCAAGGTGTCGCCGGTGCACCATAAGGATATCGGTGTTTTCAAGGGCCTGCCCAATCCGCTGACCTGCACCCGCTACCACTCGCTGGCCATCGAGCGTGAAAGCCTGCCCGACTGTCTGGAAGTCACCGCTTGGACCGAGGATGGCGAAATCATGGGGGTCCGGCACAAGACACTGGCCGTCGAAGGCGTGCAGTTTCACCCCGAATCGATCCTGACCGAGCGCGGTCACGATCTGCTTAAAAACTTTCTGGACGAACACAAGAAATGA